From a region of the Spelaeicoccus albus genome:
- the purE gene encoding 5-(carboxyamino)imidazole ribonucleotide mutase — protein sequence MASKNPVVGIVMGSDSDWPVMEAAAEILTELDVSWEAKVVSAHRMPSEMLEYGHRASAHGLQVIIAGAGGAAHLPGMLAATTPLPVIGVPVALKNLDGLDSLLSIVQMPAGVPVATVSIDGARNAGLLAARILGSAQDDDSLSMRRKLVHYQSEMNQLAKSKGEQLRRTIAER from the coding sequence ATGGCGAGCAAGAACCCGGTAGTGGGCATTGTGATGGGGTCGGATTCCGACTGGCCGGTGATGGAAGCCGCAGCGGAGATCTTGACCGAACTGGACGTGTCCTGGGAAGCCAAAGTCGTGTCGGCCCACCGTATGCCGTCCGAGATGCTCGAGTACGGCCACCGTGCCAGCGCGCACGGGCTCCAGGTCATCATTGCCGGGGCAGGGGGAGCGGCGCATCTTCCGGGAATGCTTGCCGCGACGACGCCGCTTCCCGTCATCGGGGTCCCGGTGGCGCTGAAGAATTTGGACGGACTCGATTCGCTGCTGTCCATCGTGCAAATGCCGGCCGGAGTTCCGGTCGCGACGGTGTCGATCGACGGCGCGCGCAATGCCGGACTGTTGGCCGCGCGCATTCTGGGGTCGGCTCAGGACGACGATTCGCTCAGCATGCGCCGCAAACTCGTGCACTATCAGTCCGAAATGAATCAACTGGCCAAGTCGAAGGGCGAACAGCTGCGCAGGACGATCGCCGAGCGTTGA
- a CDS encoding CoA-binding protein, which translates to MTYENDETVIRTLLTTPGTWAVVGLSNNEDRAAFRVSKLLQQLGHTIVPIHPSAETVHGAPGYATLDDAPGSIDVVDVFVNSSHAGAVVDAAIARGAKAVWMQLDVVDEAAADRAREAGLDVVMDTCPSIERRRLGFF; encoded by the coding sequence ATGACGTATGAAAATGACGAGACCGTCATTCGGACGCTTTTGACGACTCCCGGCACCTGGGCGGTCGTGGGGCTGTCGAACAACGAGGATCGCGCGGCGTTCCGCGTCTCGAAGCTGCTGCAACAGCTCGGGCACACGATCGTCCCGATCCATCCGTCGGCCGAGACCGTACACGGAGCCCCGGGGTACGCAACGCTGGACGACGCTCCCGGATCGATTGACGTCGTCGACGTGTTCGTCAATTCCAGCCATGCCGGCGCCGTCGTCGACGCTGCTATTGCTCGGGGCGCCAAGGCCGTCTGGATGCAGCTCGACGTCGTCGACGAAGCGGCTGCCGATCGAGCGCGTGAGGCGGGTCTGGACGTCGTCATGGATACGTGTCCATCGATTGAACGGCGCCGTCTCGGGTTCTTCTAG
- a CDS encoding PKD domain-containing protein: MNALVSPSDGNPGSLPSYLCLPPEGSNGTPSVVRTATPPPTMPVVSESDFRKFDLPAPRAKVQPDGWTVTGYPTNMYTNARTTTVNLTILGFPVRVRARPVSFSWDFGDGHTLTTTNTGAKISPGDSPSISHVYTRSGKVRVVLTTHYTGQYSVAGGAWLPIAGQAAVTGAATPLDVYRYHRYRVGHTCQEDPNGPDCRR; this comes from the coding sequence TTGAATGCCCTCGTATCGCCGTCGGACGGCAACCCCGGCAGTCTCCCCTCATATCTGTGCCTCCCGCCGGAAGGCAGCAACGGGACGCCGTCCGTCGTCCGGACCGCAACCCCGCCGCCGACAATGCCGGTGGTCTCCGAATCGGACTTTCGGAAGTTCGACCTGCCGGCACCGCGGGCAAAAGTTCAGCCGGACGGCTGGACGGTGACCGGGTACCCAACGAACATGTACACGAATGCGCGGACGACAACCGTCAATCTGACGATCCTCGGCTTCCCGGTGCGGGTGCGCGCACGACCGGTGTCGTTCAGTTGGGACTTCGGCGACGGACACACGCTGACGACAACGAACACGGGGGCGAAAATCTCGCCCGGAGACTCGCCGTCGATTTCGCACGTGTACACCCGGTCGGGGAAAGTCCGGGTCGTGTTGACGACCCACTATACGGGCCAATATTCGGTGGCCGGCGGTGCGTGGCTGCCGATCGCCGGGCAAGCCGCGGTAACCGGCGCCGCCACGCCGCTCGACGTCTACAGATATCACCGATACCGAGTCGGCCATACCTGTCAGGAGGATCCGAATGGCCCCGATTGCAGGCGCTGA
- a CDS encoding LLM class F420-dependent oxidoreductase produces the protein MTVRPMRFGLFLPQGWRIDLAGIDPVDHWRTIMRVAAHADETEEWTSAWVFDHFHTVPVPTTEATHEAYSLLAGVAASTQRIRLGQMCTCVSYRNPAYLAKTAATIDVISGGRMEMGLGAGWYENEWRAYGYGFPRAGERLARLDEGAQILRQMWVTGESTFSGKHFRTSGAKCAPQPLQHGGIPLWIAGGGEKRTLQIAAMHADYSNFDGPLDVFVRKSGILDEHCRDLGRDPAEIGRSANFTVLIGEDEKDVQDKIDWLTAHVVKFLGPEHAGQAERWTRHRTAIGTPEQIIERLGAVRDAGLDYGIMFFPDMAYDLSSIELFERQVIPALT, from the coding sequence ATGACAGTTCGTCCGATGCGCTTCGGCTTATTCCTGCCGCAAGGGTGGCGCATCGATCTTGCCGGAATCGATCCGGTCGATCACTGGCGAACGATCATGCGGGTGGCAGCGCACGCCGACGAAACGGAGGAGTGGACCTCCGCATGGGTGTTCGACCACTTCCACACGGTGCCGGTACCGACGACCGAAGCCACGCACGAGGCGTACAGCCTGTTGGCCGGCGTCGCAGCATCGACGCAGCGCATTCGGCTCGGCCAAATGTGCACGTGCGTGTCGTACCGCAATCCGGCGTATTTGGCGAAGACCGCCGCCACCATCGACGTCATTTCCGGAGGGCGGATGGAGATGGGCCTCGGAGCCGGCTGGTACGAAAACGAATGGCGGGCGTACGGTTACGGCTTTCCGCGCGCCGGCGAGCGTTTGGCCAGGCTCGACGAAGGCGCGCAAATCCTGCGCCAGATGTGGGTGACCGGAGAATCGACGTTTAGCGGCAAACACTTCCGTACTTCCGGGGCCAAGTGTGCGCCGCAGCCGCTGCAGCATGGCGGGATCCCCCTGTGGATTGCCGGCGGAGGCGAAAAACGGACATTGCAGATCGCTGCGATGCACGCCGACTACTCCAATTTCGACGGACCGCTGGACGTGTTCGTCCGCAAATCCGGCATCCTCGACGAACATTGCCGCGACCTCGGACGCGATCCGGCCGAGATCGGACGGTCGGCCAATTTCACGGTACTGATCGGCGAGGACGAAAAGGACGTGCAGGACAAGATCGACTGGCTCACGGCGCACGTGGTGAAGTTCCTCGGCCCGGAACATGCCGGCCAGGCCGAACGCTGGACCCGACATCGCACCGCTATCGGGACCCCCGAGCAGATCATCGAACGGCTCGGCGCCGTCCGCGACGCCGGCCTGGACTACGGAATCATGTTCTTTCCGGACATGGCCTACGATCTGTCCAGCATCGAACTGTTCGAACGCCAAGTGATACCGGCCCTGACATGA
- a CDS encoding EamA family transporter — protein sequence MSPTAIGLILMAAVAHAVWNLAAKRAGAGGTTFVWLGSVVSAILYTPLGLIVLAHAHAPLSTWVTMALVSGVIHTAYFVVLQRGYAVGDVSVVYPLARGTGPMLTVIFAMILFAENPGGVGLTGAACVVAGVVVIGLSGRSGPGSRGTLPSVLYGVGTGVIIATFTLWDAHAVTTLAVAPLALCWGSSVTEAVLLAPVTTRNMPNVRRVLAANKLNVLALGVLSPLAYILVLTAMRLAPVALVAPGRELSVVFVTLAGWLYFKEPDPARRLTGAAVVLAGVALLALA from the coding sequence GTGAGCCCCACCGCGATAGGGCTCATCCTGATGGCGGCGGTCGCGCACGCCGTCTGGAACCTCGCGGCCAAACGCGCCGGTGCCGGCGGGACGACGTTCGTCTGGCTCGGCAGCGTGGTCTCGGCGATTCTTTATACTCCGCTCGGTCTCATAGTGCTGGCACACGCGCATGCGCCGCTGAGCACCTGGGTCACGATGGCCCTGGTCAGCGGAGTCATTCATACGGCGTATTTCGTGGTTCTTCAACGGGGATACGCAGTCGGCGACGTGTCGGTCGTGTACCCCCTGGCACGAGGAACCGGACCGATGCTGACGGTGATTTTCGCAATGATCCTGTTTGCGGAGAACCCCGGTGGTGTGGGCCTGACCGGCGCCGCGTGCGTGGTCGCCGGTGTCGTCGTCATCGGCTTGTCGGGCCGCAGCGGACCCGGATCGCGCGGCACGCTGCCGAGCGTGCTGTACGGCGTCGGGACCGGGGTCATCATCGCGACCTTCACCTTGTGGGACGCTCACGCCGTCACCACGTTGGCAGTGGCACCGCTCGCCTTGTGCTGGGGATCGTCGGTCACCGAAGCCGTCCTGCTGGCCCCGGTCACCACCAGGAACATGCCGAACGTGCGCCGCGTGCTTGCCGCCAACAAACTGAACGTGCTCGCCCTCGGGGTACTTTCGCCGCTTGCCTACATCCTCGTGCTCACTGCAATGCGGCTCGCTCCGGTAGCCCTGGTAGCCCCGGGCCGGGAACTCAGCGTCGTGTTCGTCACGCTTGCCGGCTGGCTCTATTTCAAAGAACCCGATCCGGCCCGCAGACTGACGGGTGCGGCAGTCGTCCTGGCCGGCGTCGCACTTCTGGCCCTGGCCTGA